One window from the genome of Polynucleobacter sp. MWH-Svant-W18 encodes:
- a CDS encoding cytochrome c, which translates to MKKLTILPRLLIAGLAFAAVAAQADEVKGSAAAGNAKVWLCTGCHSIPDYRADYPLVYRVPMLGGQNAGYIATALAEYKKGERKHPTMRSIAASLSDQDMADIGEYYAAQTASSPNNPLK; encoded by the coding sequence ATGAAAAAACTAACAATTCTTCCTCGATTGCTTATTGCTGGTTTGGCTTTTGCTGCTGTTGCTGCTCAAGCTGATGAGGTGAAGGGCAGTGCTGCTGCTGGTAATGCCAAGGTTTGGCTTTGCACTGGTTGCCACTCCATTCCAGACTATCGTGCTGACTATCCTTTGGTTTACAGAGTGCCAATGCTCGGCGGACAAAACGCTGGTTACATTGCTACAGCATTGGCTGAATACAAGAAGGGTGAGAGAAAACATCCAACGATGCGTTCCATCGCTGCAAGCTTGTCAGACCAAGACATGGCTGATATCGGCGAATACTATGCTGCGCAAACTGCCAGCTCACCTAACAACCCATTGAAGTGA
- a CDS encoding CaiB/BaiF CoA-transferase family protein codes for MGALSHIRVLDLSRVLAGPWCGQNLADLGADVIKVERPGSGDETRSWGPPFAKNDSGQETTESTYFISSNRNKRSITLDISSTEGQEIIRQLVLESDVVLENFKVGDLVKYGLDYESLKKIKPNLIFCSITGFGQTGPYAQRPGYDFITQGMGGIMSITGEAEDIPGSSPQKSGVAIADLFTGMYATTAILAAIVHRDHTGEGQSIDMALLDTQVAMMANVASAYLTADQLPKRLGNTSPVIVPYQTFPTSDGWIIVAAGNDSQYRQFVTVGGQAHLAEDPLFITNPLRVQHRHQLVPLLEQMTRQKTKAQWISILEQAKVPCGPINNVKEVFENEQILARNILQQVMHPTIGDLKLVTSPMKFSKTPTEVRLAPPLLGQHTEEILMDHLNLDRDAIDALRAKGVI; via the coding sequence ATGGGAGCCTTAAGTCATATTCGTGTTTTAGACCTAAGCCGGGTACTTGCGGGGCCGTGGTGTGGACAAAATTTGGCTGATTTGGGTGCTGACGTCATTAAAGTCGAACGCCCAGGCAGCGGAGATGAAACACGTAGCTGGGGACCTCCTTTTGCTAAAAATGACAGCGGTCAGGAGACTACCGAATCTACCTACTTTATTTCGAGCAATCGTAATAAACGATCTATCACCTTAGATATCAGTTCTACCGAAGGTCAAGAAATTATTCGTCAACTAGTGCTTGAGTCTGACGTTGTGCTGGAAAACTTTAAGGTTGGTGACTTAGTAAAGTATGGCTTGGACTATGAAAGTCTCAAAAAGATTAAACCCAATCTAATCTTTTGCTCAATTACCGGTTTTGGTCAAACCGGACCGTATGCACAACGTCCTGGATACGACTTCATCACTCAGGGTATGGGCGGCATCATGAGCATTACCGGAGAAGCTGAAGATATTCCTGGCAGTAGTCCACAAAAATCTGGTGTTGCTATCGCCGATCTGTTTACAGGAATGTATGCTACTACCGCGATTCTTGCAGCCATAGTGCATCGCGATCACACGGGAGAAGGTCAATCTATCGATATGGCTTTGCTCGATACCCAGGTAGCCATGATGGCGAACGTAGCCAGCGCATACCTGACTGCAGATCAACTACCGAAGCGCTTAGGCAATACATCTCCTGTCATTGTTCCCTATCAAACTTTTCCAACGTCTGATGGTTGGATCATTGTGGCAGCAGGCAACGATAGCCAATACCGTCAATTTGTGACTGTTGGTGGCCAAGCGCACTTAGCAGAAGACCCTCTCTTCATCACAAATCCGCTACGGGTGCAACATCGCCATCAACTCGTCCCCTTGCTTGAGCAGATGACTCGCCAAAAAACTAAAGCCCAATGGATTTCTATATTGGAACAAGCCAAGGTTCCTTGTGGCCCCATTAATAATGTCAAAGAAGTATTTGAAAACGAACAAATTCTTGCCAGAAATATTCTGCAACAGGTGATGCATCCAACCATTGGGGATCTGAAGTTGGTTACCAGTCCGATGAAATTCTCTAAAACACCAACGGAAGTCCGCTTAGCACCACCATTGCTTGGACAGCACACCGAGGAAATCTTGATGGATCACCTCAATCTAGATCGTGATGCAATTGATGCATTGCGTGCGAAAGGGGTGATTTAG
- a CDS encoding DNA topoisomerase IV subunit B produces the protein MATRKTSEYSESSIQVLKGLEPVRQRPGMYTRTDNPLHIIQEVLDNASDEALGGFGKHITVTMHADGSVSVEDDGRGIPVGMHPTEKLPVVEIVFTQLHAGGKFEKGSGGAYAFSGGLHGVGVSVTNALSKRLEVTVWRDGQVSTLTFADGKVIEKLKSSASGKDDKSHGTRVRAWPDGKYFDSASIPMPELIRLLRSKAVLLPGVKVTLIQEKTGDSQTWQYAQGLRGYLNEAIAQAGHGPEVIPPFEGEQYASGTGDDDSFAEGEGAAWVVCWTEDGAPVRESYVNLIPTPAGGTHESGLREGLFNAVKSFIEMHALQPKGVKLMPEDVFARASFILSAKVLDPQFQGQIKERLNSRDAVRLVSGYAKSALELWLNQHVDYGRKLADLVIKQAQARTRAGQKVEKKKSSGVAVLPGKLTDCESQDISMNEIFLVEGDSAGGSAKMGRNKEYQAILPLRGKVLNTWEAERDRLFANNEVHDIAVAIGVDPHGLNDDPDLSNLRYGKVCILSDADVDGAHIQVLLLTLFYKHFPKLIDLGHVYISRPPLFRVDAPARGKKPAQKIYALDASELQAIEDKLRKDGVKESAWQISRFKGLGEMSAEQLWDTTLNPDTRRLLPVTLGSWTEDETFKTMDMLMGKSESSARRDWLEERGNEVEADI, from the coding sequence ATGGCTACTCGTAAAACTTCCGAATACAGTGAATCGTCAATTCAGGTCTTAAAAGGCCTAGAACCAGTCCGTCAACGGCCTGGGATGTACACCCGAACTGATAACCCCTTACATATCATCCAAGAGGTCTTGGATAACGCTTCGGATGAAGCATTGGGTGGTTTTGGTAAGCACATCACTGTCACGATGCATGCTGATGGCAGTGTTAGCGTAGAAGATGATGGCCGCGGTATTCCAGTGGGAATGCACCCGACTGAAAAACTACCCGTAGTGGAGATTGTGTTTACCCAGCTTCATGCTGGCGGTAAGTTTGAAAAAGGCAGTGGTGGAGCTTATGCCTTTTCAGGTGGTTTGCATGGTGTTGGTGTCTCCGTCACTAATGCATTGTCGAAACGATTAGAAGTGACTGTCTGGCGCGATGGTCAAGTTTCAACCCTGACATTTGCAGATGGCAAAGTCATTGAAAAACTCAAGTCTTCTGCCTCTGGCAAAGACGATAAGTCACACGGTACGCGAGTACGTGCGTGGCCAGATGGCAAGTATTTTGATAGCGCCTCTATTCCAATGCCGGAATTGATTCGTCTATTACGCTCCAAGGCAGTTTTATTGCCAGGCGTCAAAGTCACCCTGATCCAAGAAAAAACTGGTGATAGTCAAACTTGGCAATATGCCCAAGGTTTGCGTGGCTATTTGAATGAAGCCATTGCACAAGCGGGCCATGGCCCCGAAGTCATTCCCCCATTTGAGGGTGAGCAATATGCCAGCGGGACTGGCGATGATGATTCTTTTGCGGAAGGCGAAGGCGCTGCATGGGTAGTGTGCTGGACTGAAGATGGTGCACCCGTCCGTGAAAGTTACGTCAATTTGATCCCAACACCAGCTGGCGGTACTCATGAGAGCGGATTACGCGAAGGCCTCTTTAATGCCGTGAAAAGCTTTATTGAAATGCACGCCTTACAACCGAAGGGTGTGAAGTTAATGCCGGAAGATGTTTTTGCAAGAGCATCCTTTATTTTGTCGGCGAAAGTGTTGGATCCGCAATTTCAGGGGCAGATTAAAGAGCGCTTAAATTCTCGTGATGCTGTGCGCTTAGTTTCCGGCTATGCAAAATCTGCTCTAGAGCTGTGGCTAAATCAACATGTCGATTACGGTCGCAAGTTAGCAGATCTCGTGATCAAGCAAGCCCAAGCACGAACCAGGGCAGGGCAAAAAGTTGAGAAGAAGAAGTCTTCTGGCGTAGCTGTGCTGCCCGGCAAACTCACTGATTGTGAAAGCCAAGATATCTCGATGAATGAGATTTTCTTAGTGGAGGGTGATTCTGCGGGTGGTTCAGCCAAAATGGGGCGCAATAAGGAGTACCAGGCAATCTTGCCATTGCGCGGCAAGGTGCTCAATACTTGGGAAGCCGAGCGAGATCGCCTCTTTGCGAACAATGAAGTCCATGATATTGCCGTTGCCATTGGCGTTGATCCCCATGGTCTCAATGATGATCCTGACCTCTCAAACTTGCGTTACGGCAAGGTGTGCATTCTTTCTGATGCGGACGTTGATGGCGCCCATATTCAGGTACTCCTCCTCACGCTGTTCTATAAGCATTTCCCAAAATTAATTGATTTGGGTCACGTCTATATTTCAAGACCACCACTCTTTCGGGTAGATGCACCTGCACGCGGTAAAAAGCCAGCACAGAAGATCTATGCGCTGGACGCTAGTGAATTGCAAGCGATTGAAGATAAGCTACGCAAAGATGGCGTGAAAGAGTCTGCCTGGCAAATTTCTCGTTTCAAAGGTTTGGGCGAGATGAGTGCTGAACAATTATGGGACACCACATTAAACCCCGATACCCGTCGTCTCTTGCCAGTTACTTTAGGCTCTTGGACCGAGGATGAGACTTTTAAAACGATGGACATGCTAATGGGCAAATCCGAATCTAGTGCAAGACGCGATTGGCTTGAAGAGCGCGGCAATGAAGTCGAGGCAGATATTTAA
- a CDS encoding cytochrome c → MKVALVTAVLLSSIGLTNVAIAANADKGQALVEKANCASCHGAGLNAPILPIYPKLAGQYPDYLYYALKAYKVGNANAQFGRNNAVMGSQVQAFSDADMQDIAAYISSLPGNFVIKK, encoded by the coding sequence ATGAAAGTCGCACTAGTTACTGCAGTATTGCTATCGAGCATTGGTTTGACGAATGTTGCCATTGCTGCCAATGCAGATAAAGGTCAAGCCCTAGTTGAGAAAGCCAATTGTGCTTCTTGTCATGGCGCTGGTCTGAATGCACCAATTTTGCCTATCTACCCTAAGCTTGCAGGTCAGTATCCAGATTACCTGTATTACGCCCTGAAGGCTTATAAGGTTGGAAATGCCAACGCTCAATTTGGTCGCAATAATGCGGTAATGGGCTCCCAGGTACAGGCATTCTCTGATGCGGACATGCAAGATATCGCCGCATATATTTCTTCGTTGCCGGGAAATTTCGTGATTAAGAAATAA
- the parC gene encoding DNA topoisomerase IV subunit A, which produces MDLNEDNKDSLTLAVYAERAYLDYAISVVKGRALPEVADGQKPVQRRILFSMSEMGLRADAKPVKSARVVGDVLGKFHPHGDQSAYDALVRLAQSFSLRYPLIDGQGNFGSRDGDGAAAMRYTEARLTKIAGLLLSEIDEGTVDFAANYDGSFQEPKLLPARLPFVLLNGASGIAVGMATEIPSHNLREVASAAIALMKSPKLSTADLLPIMPGPDYPGGGQIISSGAEIAQIYETGRGSIKVRARWSVEELARGQWQIVVNELPPATSSQRVLQEIEEITNPKVKVGKKTLTPEQNNLKSTILNVLDGVRDESSKDAAVRLVFEPKSKNIDVNEFVNLLLAHTSLECNAPMNLVMIGNDGRPRQKGLKEILTEWVEFRVATVTRRTQYRLGKVKDRMHILEGRLTVLLNIDKVIKIIRNSDEPKADLIKEFKLSDRQAEDILDIRLRQLARLEGIKIEQELKELKAERDDLEGLLQSDAVLRKRIVKEIESDMKDFGDERRTLIQEDKRAVAETKVIDEPVTVIVSQKGWVRVRQGHEHDQTQFAFKAGDAMYATFEVRTVDVIQGFGSDGRVYTVPVSELPGARGDGSPLTSFVNLAPGSQMVAYYAGQMDDLVLLSTKAGYGFLANVADMSTRNKAGKSFISVDAKHPGDAPLGAAKVQVGMKQVACLSAASKLLVFPLDELKRLPTGGKGVILMGLDDQESLASAIAVGPDGATYSGAGRAGKPTELSLDAKTLKSFAGNRARKGHFVEPRLKDGKLTAN; this is translated from the coding sequence ATGGATCTGAATGAAGATAACAAAGATAGTTTGACGCTAGCGGTCTATGCTGAGCGCGCATATTTAGATTACGCCATTAGCGTTGTTAAAGGCCGTGCTCTGCCTGAGGTTGCCGATGGTCAAAAGCCAGTTCAGCGCCGCATTTTGTTCTCGATGAGTGAGATGGGTTTGCGTGCTGACGCTAAACCGGTCAAGAGTGCGCGAGTCGTTGGAGATGTACTCGGTAAGTTTCATCCGCACGGCGACCAATCCGCATACGATGCATTAGTTCGTTTAGCCCAAAGCTTCTCATTGCGTTATCCACTCATTGATGGCCAAGGAAACTTTGGATCGCGTGATGGTGATGGTGCGGCAGCAATGCGCTACACCGAAGCTCGCCTAACCAAAATTGCAGGTTTGCTGTTAAGTGAAATTGACGAAGGAACAGTGGATTTCGCCGCAAACTACGACGGTTCTTTCCAAGAACCCAAGTTATTGCCAGCACGATTGCCATTTGTTTTACTCAATGGTGCCTCTGGTATTGCAGTGGGTATGGCTACAGAGATTCCATCCCATAACCTTCGTGAAGTTGCCTCTGCTGCGATTGCCTTAATGAAGTCGCCTAAGTTATCTACAGCGGATTTGCTACCCATCATGCCTGGGCCAGATTATCCAGGCGGTGGACAGATTATTTCCTCAGGCGCTGAGATTGCACAGATCTATGAGACAGGTCGTGGCAGCATTAAAGTGCGCGCCCGTTGGTCAGTGGAAGAGTTGGCCCGAGGTCAATGGCAAATAGTAGTAAACGAATTACCACCAGCCACTTCATCGCAGCGGGTTCTGCAAGAGATTGAGGAAATTACCAATCCAAAAGTGAAGGTTGGTAAAAAAACCCTGACTCCGGAACAAAACAATCTCAAGTCGACTATTTTGAATGTGCTTGATGGCGTTCGCGATGAATCTAGCAAGGATGCAGCGGTTCGTTTGGTATTTGAGCCCAAGAGTAAAAATATTGATGTGAATGAGTTTGTCAACCTCTTATTGGCCCATACCTCACTGGAATGCAATGCGCCAATGAATTTGGTGATGATTGGTAACGATGGTCGCCCGCGACAAAAGGGTCTCAAAGAGATTTTGACTGAGTGGGTAGAGTTCAGGGTTGCTACTGTCACGCGTCGTACCCAATACCGTTTGGGTAAAGTCAAAGACCGCATGCATATTTTAGAAGGGCGTTTAACCGTGCTTCTGAATATTGATAAGGTCATCAAGATCATCCGTAATAGTGATGAGCCCAAAGCTGATCTGATCAAAGAATTTAAACTGAGTGATCGTCAGGCAGAAGACATCTTGGATATTCGCTTGCGTCAGCTGGCCCGTCTTGAAGGTATCAAGATTGAGCAAGAGCTGAAAGAGCTGAAGGCTGAACGTGATGATTTAGAAGGCCTCTTGCAAAGCGACGCAGTACTGCGCAAGCGTATTGTGAAAGAGATTGAATCTGATATGAAGGATTTTGGTGATGAGCGCCGGACCCTCATTCAGGAAGATAAGCGTGCTGTTGCAGAAACCAAAGTCATCGATGAGCCCGTCACAGTGATCGTTTCGCAAAAAGGCTGGGTTCGTGTGCGCCAGGGTCATGAGCACGATCAGACGCAATTCGCCTTTAAAGCTGGTGATGCCATGTATGCCACCTTCGAGGTCCGCACGGTAGATGTCATACAGGGCTTTGGTAGTGATGGTCGTGTGTATACCGTCCCTGTGAGCGAGCTCCCTGGAGCCCGCGGTGATGGTTCGCCATTAACGAGTTTCGTGAACTTAGCCCCTGGCTCACAAATGGTTGCTTACTATGCTGGTCAGATGGATGACTTGGTTTTGTTATCGACTAAAGCGGGTTACGGATTCCTGGCCAATGTCGCAGATATGAGTACCCGCAATAAGGCCGGTAAATCATTCATCAGCGTTGATGCCAAGCATCCAGGTGATGCACCACTGGGTGCCGCCAAGGTGCAAGTGGGTATGAAACAAGTCGCTTGTTTATCTGCGGCGTCTAAATTACTCGTCTTCCCATTGGATGAACTCAAACGTTTACCAACTGGTGGTAAAGGAGTGATTTTGATGGGGCTGGACGATCAAGAATCTCTAGCAAGCGCGATTGCAGTTGGCCCAGATGGCGCTACTTATTCTGGTGCTGGACGCGCTGGTAAACCCACTGAATTAAGCCTGGATGCTAAGACGCTGAAATCGTTTGCTGGTAATCGAGCTCGTAAAGGACACTTTGTTGAGCCGCGTCTCAAAGACGGCAAACTCACAGCCAACTAA
- a CDS encoding XdhC family protein, protein MNSTDLSVLQSAVSWLKSGHPVAIATIVQTWGSAPRPVGSWLAIREDGQVAGSVSGGCVEDDLIRRVQSEILNRDVPEMVVYGVSQQEAARFGLPCGGTLRLLVEPKPELAVLEKLLEQISAHQITRRTVNLSTGKSTLESGSRHDEFICTENEITTSYGPRWRMVIIGAGQLSQYTADFALASDFDVVVIDPREEYAEGLNRSDVTFIKGMPDDVLLEIGVDSHTAIVALTHDPKLDDMALLEALRSPAFYVGALGSRKNTQKRKERLLEFDLSPEQLDRLYGPVGLYIGALTPPEIAVSILAEVIAVKYGISVPQKT, encoded by the coding sequence ATGAATAGCACCGACCTTAGCGTTCTCCAATCCGCCGTCTCTTGGCTTAAGTCTGGACACCCGGTAGCCATTGCGACCATTGTCCAAACTTGGGGATCGGCACCCCGCCCCGTTGGCTCATGGTTAGCTATTCGCGAAGATGGACAAGTAGCAGGCTCCGTTTCTGGAGGATGCGTGGAGGATGACTTAATCCGTCGCGTGCAATCGGAAATTTTGAATCGCGATGTTCCTGAGATGGTGGTCTACGGCGTGAGTCAACAAGAAGCAGCACGCTTTGGCTTACCGTGTGGTGGAACTCTCCGCCTTCTTGTCGAACCAAAACCAGAGCTGGCTGTTTTAGAGAAATTGCTTGAGCAAATATCTGCGCATCAAATCACCCGTCGCACCGTCAATTTAAGTACCGGTAAATCCACTCTCGAGAGCGGATCACGCCATGATGAATTTATCTGCACTGAAAATGAGATTACCACTAGCTATGGACCACGCTGGCGCATGGTGATTATTGGCGCCGGGCAACTGTCACAGTACACCGCAGATTTTGCGCTTGCATCAGACTTTGATGTCGTCGTGATTGATCCACGTGAAGAATATGCCGAAGGACTCAATCGCAGTGACGTCACTTTTATCAAGGGGATGCCAGATGATGTATTGCTAGAGATCGGGGTAGATTCTCATACGGCTATCGTGGCATTAACCCATGATCCCAAGCTGGACGATATGGCTTTACTGGAGGCCCTACGTTCACCGGCCTTTTATGTCGGCGCCTTAGGGAGTCGCAAGAATACTCAAAAACGCAAAGAGCGTCTTTTAGAGTTTGACCTTTCACCAGAACAGCTTGATCGACTGTATGGCCCGGTTGGACTTTATATTGGCGCTCTCACTCCACCAGAAATCGCTGTATCGATTCTGGCAGAAGTCATTGCCGTGAAATACGGCATCAGCGTTCCTCAGAAAACTTAG
- a CDS encoding GntR family transcriptional regulator: MNTKLINRPLYEDVADRLREQIFSKQLAPGSWLDEQALAEQFGISRTPMREAIKVLASEGLITMKMRRGAYVTEVNREDLEQIFTVLSLLECQTAREAATKASEDQLNLLDHLHHRLEKAAADRDIEQFFEINGKFHELIQEIAGNRWMNGVIADLRKVLKLHRKDSLTSTGRLQSSLLEHREILRAILKRDELAAEAAMRKHFSRGLEALR, encoded by the coding sequence ATGAATACAAAACTTATTAACAGACCCCTTTATGAAGATGTGGCTGACCGGCTACGGGAGCAAATCTTTAGCAAACAGCTAGCTCCAGGCAGTTGGCTAGATGAGCAAGCTTTGGCTGAGCAGTTTGGCATTAGCCGTACACCCATGCGAGAAGCCATTAAGGTACTAGCTTCTGAAGGCTTGATCACGATGAAGATGCGTCGTGGAGCCTACGTTACTGAAGTCAATCGAGAGGATCTGGAGCAAATTTTCACTGTCCTATCGCTTTTAGAGTGTCAAACCGCGCGCGAGGCTGCTACAAAAGCTAGCGAGGATCAGCTCAACCTACTCGATCATTTGCACCATCGTCTTGAAAAGGCAGCTGCTGACCGTGATATCGAGCAATTTTTTGAAATTAATGGCAAATTTCATGAGTTAATCCAAGAAATTGCAGGTAATCGCTGGATGAATGGCGTGATTGCAGACTTACGAAAAGTCCTCAAACTCCATCGGAAAGACTCATTAACGAGTACTGGAAGACTGCAAAGCTCACTGCTAGAGCATCGTGAGATTCTCAGGGCCATCCTCAAGCGTGATGAGTTAGCAGCGGAAGCCGCCATGCGGAAGCACTTTTCCAGAGGCCTAGAGGCTTTACGATAA
- a CDS encoding NTP transferase domain-containing protein, protein MTSLGKPTHSVPLRLAVLLLAAGEGSRLGSIPKGLLKKDGQSLLRRFFQAIKPFSPAEFLVITGFHAPAIESELALLQNEMNLHASVIRNSHPQQGQSSSVRLGIESLRGDYDALLIALSDQPEISHTDITALLNQFEGRDVGSEIILPIVDGQRGNPVLFSRKAIGEILAEPGMVCRVYMDAHPELVQAFETHRAAYILDVDSEADIQKLNLQCP, encoded by the coding sequence ATGACTTCTTTGGGTAAGCCAACTCACTCTGTTCCATTGCGTTTAGCTGTTCTCCTTCTGGCAGCGGGAGAGGGAAGTCGCCTGGGTTCGATACCCAAAGGATTGCTGAAAAAAGATGGTCAATCCTTATTGAGGCGCTTCTTTCAGGCCATCAAACCATTTTCCCCTGCTGAGTTTTTGGTAATTACAGGATTTCATGCACCAGCTATTGAATCGGAGTTGGCCTTACTCCAGAATGAAATGAATCTTCATGCATCGGTCATTCGCAATTCACATCCACAGCAAGGCCAATCATCTTCGGTCCGCTTGGGTATTGAATCCCTTCGTGGCGACTACGATGCTTTGCTGATTGCCCTATCTGATCAGCCTGAAATTTCTCATACTGATATCACTGCATTACTGAATCAATTTGAAGGCCGTGATGTAGGGAGCGAAATTATTTTGCCGATTGTCGACGGGCAACGTGGCAACCCAGTATTGTTTTCTAGGAAAGCAATTGGGGAGATATTGGCCGAACCAGGCATGGTCTGCCGAGTCTATATGGATGCACATCCAGAACTAGTTCAAGCCTTTGAAACTCATCGAGCGGCTTATATTTTGGATGTCGATTCAGAGGCCGACATCCAAAAACTGAACTTACAGTGCCCTTAA
- a CDS encoding RidA family protein has product MSNAILDRLKSLGIDLPPPGPPAAAYVMAATSGNTVFLSGHIAKKDGKVWVGKLGENMDTETGKSAARSIAIDLMATLQNHLGSLDKVKRIVKVMGLVNSTADYTEQHLVINGCSELLFEVFGDAGKHARSAFGVAQIPLGACVEIELIAEI; this is encoded by the coding sequence ATGAGCAACGCCATTCTTGACCGCCTCAAATCCCTGGGAATTGACTTACCCCCTCCAGGCCCTCCTGCTGCTGCCTACGTCATGGCCGCAACTTCTGGGAACACTGTTTTTCTGTCTGGTCATATCGCCAAGAAAGATGGCAAGGTATGGGTTGGAAAACTTGGAGAGAATATGGATACCGAAACGGGCAAATCTGCCGCGAGATCCATTGCGATTGATTTGATGGCTACCTTGCAAAATCACTTGGGATCATTGGATAAAGTTAAGCGCATTGTCAAAGTCATGGGCTTAGTGAACTCTACCGCTGATTACACAGAACAACATTTAGTCATCAATGGCTGCTCAGAATTGCTCTTTGAAGTATTTGGCGATGCAGGCAAACATGCTCGGAGTGCATTTGGGGTAGCCCAAATTCCCCTTGGTGCCTGTGTTGAAATTGAATTAATCGCAGAAATTTAA